In the Flagellimonas sp. MMG031 genome, one interval contains:
- the rsmH gene encoding 16S rRNA (cytosine(1402)-N(4))-methyltransferase RsmH, giving the protein MSSAYHNPVLLHESVDGLNIKKDGVYVDVTFGGGGHSKEILKRLGDGGKLFAFDQDEDALQNALEDDRFQLINQNFRYLKQFLKFYGIRKVDGILADFGVSSHQFDEAERGFSIRFNADLDMRMDKSSELSAYQVVNTYSQEDLASVLFQYGELRNANAMAKTIVEARSEEPIKTTDDLKKVLSRFLPKMKENKILAQIYQAIRIEVNQEIEVLKEFFEQVPEVLKEGGRLSVISYHSLEDRLAKRFIRAGRFDGEPEKDFYGNIDVPLKKVGGLITPSAEEIAQNNRARSAKLRIAERI; this is encoded by the coding sequence ATGAGTAGTGCATACCACAATCCGGTGCTGTTGCATGAGTCGGTTGACGGATTGAACATAAAAAAAGATGGAGTGTATGTGGATGTCACCTTTGGTGGTGGAGGGCACTCCAAAGAAATTTTGAAAAGATTGGGCGATGGCGGAAAATTGTTCGCCTTTGATCAAGATGAAGACGCTTTGCAGAATGCATTGGAAGATGACCGGTTTCAATTGATCAATCAGAACTTTCGCTACCTCAAACAGTTTTTAAAGTTCTATGGCATTCGGAAAGTTGATGGAATCTTGGCAGATTTTGGGGTTTCATCCCATCAGTTCGATGAGGCCGAACGTGGTTTTTCCATCCGTTTTAATGCGGACTTGGATATGCGGATGGACAAAAGCAGTGAACTATCGGCCTATCAGGTGGTGAACACCTATTCCCAAGAAGATTTAGCATCGGTTCTTTTTCAATATGGCGAGTTGCGAAATGCCAACGCCATGGCCAAGACCATAGTTGAGGCAAGGTCGGAAGAGCCCATAAAAACTACGGATGACCTTAAAAAGGTGTTGAGCAGGTTTTTGCCCAAAATGAAAGAGAATAAAATTTTGGCGCAGATCTATCAGGCCATCCGGATTGAGGTCAACCAAGAGATTGAGGTGCTCAAGGAATTTTTTGAGCAGGTGCCGGAGGTGTTGAAGGAAGGTGGGAGATTGAGCGTCATCAGCTATCACTCTTTGGAGGATAGATTGGCCAAACGATTCATCCGGGCAGGAAGATTCGATGGCGAGCCGGAAAAGGATTTTTATGGAAACATTGATGTGCCCTTAAAAAAAGTCGGAGGATTGATTACGCCATCAGCAGAAGAGATAGCCCAAAATAATAGGGCACGAAGTGCAAAGCTTCGGATTGCGGAGCGCATATAG
- a CDS encoding alpha/beta hydrolase — MEEHLIEDGKYRYIEKGEGTPMIILHGLMGGLSNFQGVSEYFPQKGYKVLIPELPIYDMPLLKTTVKNFANFLEGFIEHKGLKDVILLGNSLGGHIGLLHTKMFPKMVKALVITGSSGLYESAMGDGYPKRGDYEFIKKKAEDVFYDPKVATKEIVDEVFATVNDRMKLVKTLAIAKSAIRHNMAKDLPHMHTPTCIIWGENDTVTPPNVAKEFHELLPDSDLFWIEKCGHAPMMEHPNDFNRILEAWLKKRNF, encoded by the coding sequence ATGGAAGAGCACTTAATTGAGGACGGGAAATACCGCTATATAGAAAAGGGAGAAGGTACTCCCATGATCATATTACACGGTTTGATGGGAGGATTGAGCAACTTCCAAGGCGTTTCTGAATATTTCCCTCAAAAGGGCTACAAGGTTCTAATCCCCGAATTACCTATTTACGACATGCCCCTTCTAAAGACCACGGTAAAGAATTTTGCCAATTTTCTGGAGGGTTTCATTGAGCACAAAGGACTAAAGGATGTTATTCTATTAGGTAACTCACTTGGTGGACACATCGGGCTTTTGCATACCAAAATGTTCCCGAAAATGGTCAAGGCGTTGGTAATTACGGGTAGTTCCGGACTCTATGAAAGTGCCATGGGCGATGGTTACCCAAAGCGTGGTGACTATGAGTTTATCAAGAAAAAGGCAGAGGATGTTTTCTACGACCCAAAAGTAGCCACCAAGGAGATTGTAGATGAAGTGTTTGCAACGGTAAACGATCGGATGAAACTGGTAAAAACGTTGGCCATTGCCAAGAGTGCAATTCGCCACAACATGGCAAAGGATTTACCACATATGCACACGCCAACCTGTATTATTTGGGGAGAGAACGATACGGTTACCCCGCCAAACGTGGCCAAGGAATTCCACGAGCTTTTACCGGACTCCGACCTATTTTGGATAGAAAAATGTGGCCACGCCCCTATGATGGAGCACCCCAATGACTTTAACCGAATTCTGGAAGCTTGGCTGAAAAAGCGTAACTTCTAG
- a CDS encoding division/cell wall cluster transcriptional repressor MraZ, whose amino-acid sequence MTHIIGQHDCKADSKGRVLLPISLKNQLLPVIKDGFVIKRSVFQQCLELYPKAEFDVLMQKVMKKSKINRKYDAFVRNFVAGMKEVSIDGDSGRLQIPKNLVDFAAIDKEVVLNAVFDKIEIWNKDMYEKVLAEGEKDYADLAEEIFDDDE is encoded by the coding sequence GTGACCCATATCATCGGACAACATGATTGCAAAGCGGACTCCAAAGGAAGGGTATTGTTGCCCATTTCTTTGAAGAATCAGCTATTGCCCGTGATCAAGGATGGGTTCGTGATCAAGCGGTCGGTATTTCAGCAGTGTTTGGAGTTGTATCCAAAGGCCGAGTTCGATGTGTTGATGCAGAAGGTGATGAAGAAAAGCAAAATCAACCGGAAGTACGATGCTTTTGTGAGAAATTTTGTGGCAGGCATGAAGGAAGTCAGTATAGATGGCGATTCCGGACGACTACAAATTCCAAAGAACCTCGTTGATTTTGCCGCGATAGATAAGGAAGTGGTGCTGAATGCGGTTTTTGATAAAATCGAGATTTGGAACAAGGATATGTACGAAAAAGTCTTGGCGGAAGGAGAGAAGGATTATGCCGACCTGGCCGAGGAGATTTTTGACGACGATGAGTAG
- the yihA gene encoding ribosome biogenesis GTP-binding protein YihA/YsxC, whose amino-acid sequence MKITSADFVMSNSNVAKCPNEPLPEYAFIGRSNVGKSSLINMLVERKALAKTSGRPGKTQLINHFKINNNWFLVDLPGYGYARVSKKDKKTFQKYITEYFQKRKQLVCGFVLVDIRHEPQPVDLEFMEWLGTNQIPFAIIFTKADKLKPNAIERQVNAYLQKLLEGAWEAAPPHFTTSSSNRMGREELLGFIDGINQDFFRNT is encoded by the coding sequence ATGAAAATCACCTCGGCAGATTTTGTAATGAGCAACTCCAATGTTGCCAAATGTCCCAATGAACCGTTGCCCGAATATGCGTTTATAGGAAGGTCCAATGTGGGGAAATCTTCCCTGATCAATATGCTGGTAGAACGCAAAGCGTTGGCCAAAACCTCGGGCAGACCGGGCAAAACACAGCTCATCAACCACTTTAAGATCAACAACAATTGGTTTTTGGTGGACTTGCCGGGATATGGTTATGCCCGTGTCTCCAAAAAAGACAAAAAGACCTTTCAAAAATATATCACCGAGTATTTCCAAAAGCGCAAACAACTAGTATGCGGTTTTGTTCTGGTCGATATCCGCCACGAACCACAACCGGTGGATCTGGAATTTATGGAATGGCTGGGTACCAACCAGATTCCCTTTGCCATCATTTTTACAAAAGCGGACAAGTTAAAGCCCAATGCGATTGAACGACAGGTGAATGCTTATCTGCAAAAATTGTTGGAAGGTGCTTGGGAAGCAGCACCTCCACATTTTACCACTTCATCGAGCAACCGAATGGGAAGGGAAGAGCTTTTGGGTTTTATCGATGGTATTAATCAAGACTTTTTCAGGAATACCTGA
- a CDS encoding UDP-N-acetylmuramoyl-L-alanyl-D-glutamate--2,6-diaminopimelate ligase, translated as MKLLKDILYGVSLSAVSGDTNVMVNDVHFDSRKVEMDDVFVAIRGTVADGHDFIQKAVDSGARAIVCEELPELMVNGVTYLQVDNCNSALAVIASNFYGNPSKNLKLVGVTGTNGKTTVTTLLYNLFKKAGFKVGLISTIKVLVDDKEYKATHTTPDVLTINNYLSKMNEVGVEFCFMEVSSHGIHQKRAEGLHFEGAIFTNLSHDHLDYHKTFAEYRDTKKKLFDGLSKKAFALVNIDDKNGLVMLQNTKAKKYTYALKSFADYRAQILEKQFNGQLLKVDDNELWTKLIGDFNAYNLLAIYATADILGLEKMEILRLMSELENVDGRFQYYISKDKITAIVDYAHTPDALKNVLITINALRTGNENVITVVGCGGDRDKSKRPVMGHIASEMSNHAIFTSDNPRTESPTTIIEEMEAGVEAQNARKVLSIENRRQAIKTACKLAVPNDIILVAGKGHETYQETNGVRVEFDDFKEVKEALESLKK; from the coding sequence ATGAAGTTATTGAAGGACATATTATATGGAGTAAGTCTCTCTGCAGTGAGCGGGGATACCAATGTGATGGTGAACGATGTGCATTTTGATTCCCGAAAGGTGGAAATGGATGATGTGTTCGTGGCCATACGTGGTACTGTGGCCGATGGTCATGACTTTATCCAAAAAGCCGTAGACTCAGGGGCTAGGGCCATCGTTTGTGAGGAACTTCCGGAGCTTATGGTGAACGGCGTCACCTATTTGCAGGTAGACAATTGCAACAGTGCATTGGCCGTAATCGCTTCCAATTTTTACGGTAACCCATCCAAGAACCTGAAACTGGTCGGGGTAACAGGTACCAATGGAAAGACAACAGTGACCACACTCTTGTACAATTTGTTCAAGAAAGCTGGATTCAAGGTGGGATTGATCTCCACCATCAAAGTGTTGGTGGATGACAAGGAGTACAAGGCTACCCACACCACTCCCGATGTGCTCACCATCAACAACTATCTGTCCAAAATGAACGAGGTTGGTGTGGAGTTCTGCTTTATGGAAGTGAGCTCACATGGAATCCATCAAAAAAGGGCCGAGGGATTGCATTTTGAAGGGGCAATTTTTACCAATTTGTCCCACGATCATTTGGATTACCATAAAACCTTTGCCGAGTATAGGGATACCAAGAAAAAGTTGTTCGACGGACTGTCCAAAAAGGCATTTGCCTTGGTCAATATCGATGATAAAAATGGTTTGGTGATGCTGCAGAACACCAAGGCCAAAAAATATACCTACGCTTTAAAATCCTTTGCCGATTACAGGGCCCAAATTTTGGAAAAGCAATTCAACGGTCAGTTGTTAAAGGTTGATGACAATGAGTTGTGGACCAAGTTGATAGGGGATTTCAATGCGTACAATTTACTGGCCATTTATGCCACTGCAGATATTTTGGGACTCGAAAAAATGGAGATCTTGAGATTGATGAGCGAGTTGGAAAATGTGGATGGCAGGTTTCAATATTACATATCAAAAGATAAAATAACGGCTATTGTTGATTATGCCCATACGCCGGATGCACTAAAAAATGTGTTGATAACCATCAATGCATTGAGGACTGGAAATGAAAACGTCATCACCGTAGTGGGGTGTGGTGGTGACCGTGACAAGTCTAAGCGTCCGGTTATGGGTCATATCGCATCAGAAATGAGCAATCACGCCATATTTACTTCGGACAACCCTCGGACCGAATCGCCCACAACCATCATCGAAGAGATGGAGGCGGGAGTGGAGGCCCAGAACGCTCGAAAAGTATTGTCCATTGAAAATAGAAGACAAGCGATAAAGACCGCTTGCAAATTGGCGGTGCCCAACGATATTATCCTAGTGGCGGGAAAAGGCCACGAAACCTATCAGGAGACCAATGGCGTCCGTGTAGAGTTTGACGATTTCAAAGAAGTAAAAGAAGCGCTGGAAAGCCTAAAAAAGTAA
- a CDS encoding FtsL-like putative cell division protein: MRKGLLDILKGKFLVSGDAPKNWMFLLFASFLAALMISSSHNADKKVLEIAELNEEVRKLKSEFFEARSSVQQLKLESTLREVVAEKGLAPSQNPPKKIKVKSAE; the protein is encoded by the coding sequence ATGAGAAAAGGATTACTGGACATACTGAAAGGAAAGTTTTTGGTGAGCGGGGATGCTCCCAAGAACTGGATGTTCCTATTGTTCGCCTCTTTCTTGGCGGCACTGATGATTTCCAGTAGTCACAATGCCGATAAAAAAGTGCTGGAGATTGCCGAGTTGAACGAAGAGGTGAGAAAACTCAAAAGTGAGTTTTTCGAGGCCCGTTCCAGCGTGCAACAATTGAAACTCGAATCGACCTTGCGGGAAGTGGTGGCCGAAAAAGGATTGGCGCCATCACAAAACCCACCCAAAAAAATCAAAGTTAAATCAGCGGAATAG
- a CDS encoding penicillin-binding protein: protein MAITEKNIMNRLYLVAGGLLVLAIAVVVKLVDIQMVQGEKYKELALSKTEKMFTIEPNRGNLYSEDGSLLAASVPKYEIRFDAQTVSQENFENYVGALSDSLGNMFNRPSSYYRQLFRKARANGNRYKLVARNIGYLDYVRIKQFPLFNLGPYKGGFIETHRVVREYPLGKMAARSIGYERVDENGYYTRVGLDGAFGETYLRGKEGKRLKQKIAKGQWKPVGLDNIVEPKDGLDVVSTIDINIQDIAHHELLKQLEKYKADHGCVVVMETETGEIKAISNLGRTSEGKYYEKLNYAVGESHEPGSTFKLMSMVAALEDKVVDTSTVIDTEKGRYRIYDGVVKDSKWGGYGKISVAEAFAVSSNTAFAKIIHENYKEQPEKFVNRLMNMGLHKKLDLPIIGEGDPVIRYPGDKGWSGISLGWMSHGYEVSLTPIQTLAFYNAIANDGAYVKPRLIQEVREGNKVVKRFDREVLNPSICSKETVKKAQQLLKDVVEKDYGTGHKLYSKNFSMAGKTGTTQKNYVEKNPDKLAYISSFAGYFPADNPKYSCIVVIHEPDKEEGYYGADVSGPVFKSMAQKIHAISPMVDEVDSKQIEDEKLDEAYKQYFAQVQKKHSTVPNLRGMSGMDAVSLLENLGIEVEVHGNGKVKNQSVNQGTSIKQVKKIVLELS, encoded by the coding sequence GTGGCCATAACCGAAAAAAATATCATGAACAGACTCTACCTCGTGGCGGGAGGCCTTCTCGTGTTGGCCATTGCCGTAGTGGTAAAGTTGGTGGATATTCAAATGGTGCAAGGCGAAAAGTACAAGGAGCTCGCCCTGAGCAAGACCGAAAAGATGTTCACCATTGAGCCCAATCGTGGAAACCTTTATTCGGAAGATGGTAGTTTGCTGGCCGCATCCGTTCCCAAATATGAGATTCGATTTGATGCCCAGACGGTCTCCCAAGAAAATTTCGAGAACTACGTGGGGGCGCTTTCCGATTCGTTGGGCAATATGTTCAATAGGCCTTCTTCTTATTATCGTCAGTTGTTCCGTAAAGCACGGGCCAATGGCAACCGCTACAAATTAGTGGCCCGAAACATTGGCTATTTGGATTATGTGCGCATCAAACAGTTTCCTTTATTCAACTTGGGTCCATACAAGGGTGGTTTTATTGAGACCCATCGTGTGGTACGTGAATATCCGTTGGGGAAAATGGCTGCCAGGAGTATTGGCTACGAGCGCGTAGATGAAAATGGGTACTATACCCGAGTTGGGTTGGACGGTGCCTTTGGGGAAACCTATTTGAGGGGCAAAGAGGGGAAGCGATTGAAGCAAAAAATAGCCAAGGGACAATGGAAGCCCGTAGGTCTGGACAATATCGTGGAGCCCAAGGATGGACTGGATGTGGTATCTACGATCGACATCAACATACAGGATATTGCCCACCACGAATTGCTAAAACAGCTCGAAAAGTATAAGGCCGACCACGGTTGTGTGGTGGTCATGGAAACGGAGACGGGTGAAATCAAGGCGATTTCCAACTTAGGACGTACTTCCGAAGGAAAATATTATGAAAAATTGAACTATGCCGTCGGGGAATCCCACGAGCCCGGTTCTACCTTTAAATTGATGTCCATGGTGGCCGCTTTGGAAGATAAGGTGGTCGATACGAGTACCGTAATTGATACGGAAAAGGGACGTTACCGTATTTATGATGGTGTAGTAAAGGATTCCAAATGGGGCGGATACGGAAAGATTTCTGTAGCAGAGGCTTTTGCTGTTTCTTCCAACACGGCTTTTGCCAAAATCATTCATGAAAATTACAAGGAGCAGCCCGAAAAATTCGTCAACCGTTTGATGAACATGGGCCTTCATAAAAAATTAGATCTTCCCATCATAGGCGAGGGTGACCCCGTTATTCGATACCCTGGAGATAAAGGATGGTCCGGAATCTCTTTAGGATGGATGTCACACGGGTATGAGGTATCGCTTACTCCCATTCAGACCTTGGCCTTTTACAATGCCATTGCCAACGATGGTGCATATGTGAAGCCCCGATTGATACAGGAAGTACGGGAGGGTAACAAGGTGGTCAAGCGATTCGACCGAGAAGTGCTCAATCCCTCTATCTGTTCCAAGGAAACTGTAAAAAAGGCGCAACAACTTTTAAAGGATGTAGTGGAAAAGGATTATGGTACAGGCCATAAGCTATACTCCAAAAACTTTTCCATGGCCGGCAAAACCGGTACTACGCAAAAGAATTATGTGGAGAAGAACCCTGACAAGTTGGCCTACATCTCCTCCTTTGCCGGATATTTTCCTGCAGACAACCCCAAGTATTCCTGTATCGTGGTAATCCATGAGCCGGATAAGGAAGAGGGCTACTACGGAGCCGATGTATCGGGTCCCGTATTCAAGTCCATGGCGCAAAAGATACATGCCATTTCGCCCATGGTCGATGAGGTGGACAGCAAACAGATAGAGGACGAAAAGCTGGATGAAGCCTACAAACAATACTTTGCCCAAGTGCAGAAAAAGCACAGTACAGTCCCCAATCTTCGAGGAATGAGCGGAATGGATGCCGTTTCACTGTTGGAAAATTTGGGAATAGAAGTGGAGGTGCACGGTAATGGAAAGGTTAAAAATCAATCAGTGAATCAAGGGACCAGCATCAAACAGGTCAAAAAAATAGTATTGGAGCTTTCATGA